A region from the Pontixanthobacter aestiaquae genome encodes:
- a CDS encoding adenylosuccinate synthase, whose amino-acid sequence MANVTVIGAQWGDEGKGKIVDWLASRADAVVRFQGGHNAGHTLVIDGNVFKLSLLPSGIVSGTLSIIGNGVVLDPWALKSEIEKLESQGVTITDDNFAIADNCPLILPIHRDLDGLRETAAGTGKIGTTGRGIGPAYEDKVGRRAIRVCDLAHLDKMGPQLDRLCAHHDALRAGFDEPPVDRDRLLKDLTEIADFVLQYAQPVWKRLKKVRKAGAKILFEGAQGVLLDVDHGTYPFVTSSNTVSGTAASGSGLGPNSTGFVLGIVKAYTTRVGSGPFPTELDDADGQRLGERGHEFGTVTGRQRRCGWFDAVLVRQSCAISGVTGIALTKVDVLDGFETVKICTGYRLRGKIMDYFPSHAADQAEVEPIYEEMEGWSESTAGARSYADLPANAIKYIQRVQELIETPVALVSTSPERDDTILMKDPFVD is encoded by the coding sequence TTGGCTAACGTAACTGTGATTGGTGCCCAATGGGGCGATGAAGGCAAAGGCAAGATTGTCGATTGGCTCGCCAGCCGTGCCGATGCTGTCGTCCGTTTTCAGGGTGGCCACAATGCCGGGCATACGCTGGTCATTGACGGCAATGTGTTCAAGCTGAGCCTGCTGCCGAGCGGTATCGTCTCGGGGACGCTGTCCATTATCGGCAATGGCGTTGTGCTCGACCCCTGGGCACTCAAGAGTGAGATCGAGAAGCTGGAATCGCAAGGTGTCACCATTACGGACGACAATTTCGCGATTGCCGACAATTGTCCGCTGATCCTTCCGATCCACCGCGATCTGGACGGTCTGCGTGAAACGGCCGCTGGCACTGGCAAAATCGGTACCACCGGTCGCGGAATCGGCCCAGCCTATGAAGACAAAGTCGGCCGCCGCGCAATCCGTGTGTGCGATCTGGCGCATCTGGACAAGATGGGACCGCAATTGGACCGTCTGTGCGCGCATCATGATGCGCTGCGAGCTGGTTTTGATGAGCCGCCGGTTGACCGCGATCGTCTGCTCAAGGATCTGACCGAAATTGCCGATTTCGTTCTGCAATATGCTCAGCCGGTTTGGAAGCGCTTGAAGAAAGTTCGCAAAGCCGGGGCGAAGATCCTGTTCGAAGGTGCGCAGGGTGTGCTGCTCGATGTCGATCACGGCACCTATCCCTTCGTCACCAGCTCCAACACGGTCAGCGGTACTGCCGCGAGCGGATCGGGCCTCGGTCCGAACTCGACTGGCTTTGTGCTGGGTATCGTGAAAGCATACACCACACGCGTCGGAAGCGGTCCGTTTCCGACCGAGCTGGACGATGCGGACGGACAGCGCTTGGGCGAGCGCGGCCATGAATTTGGCACTGTCACAGGCCGGCAGCGGCGCTGCGGCTGGTTCGATGCGGTACTCGTCCGCCAAAGCTGCGCGATCAGCGGTGTCACGGGTATTGCGCTTACCAAAGTGGATGTGCTCGACGGGTTTGAAACAGTCAAAATCTGCACCGGATACCGGCTGCGTGGGAAGATCATGGATTATTTCCCGTCACATGCCGCCGATCAGGCCGAGGTCGAGCCGATCTACGAGGAAATGGAAGGCTGGAGCGAAAGCACCGCTGGCGCACGCAGCTATGCCGATCTTCCTGCCAACGCGATCAAATATATCCAGCGGGTACAGGAATTGATCGAAACGCCCGTTGCGCTGGTTTCGACTAGCCCCGAGCGTGACGATACGATCCTGATGAAAGATCCGTTCGTCGATTGA
- a CDS encoding L,D-transpeptidase family protein: MAKGQTQRDWTDGCIAVFHEDIKELWDAVPNGMPIEKRP, from the coding sequence ATGGCCAAGGGGCAAACTCAGCGGGACTGGACCGATGGCTGTATCGCGGTCTTCCATGAAGATATCAAAGAACTGTGGGATGCGGTTCCGAATGGCATGCCCATAGAGAAACGCCCTTGA
- a CDS encoding helix-turn-helix domain-containing protein, whose product MAQADFQYHPTEVVRDAANDAAGVPVAVSIFADRAHIRDTIADDACAAGLRLGQVGDVADLLGGAARPLGEVVVLDCPVINGRRLAAIARLDARAANSGAHLIVSTSVDALDDVFGCLDQSNPQLLVDPGRGERVIALGRVLAKMPNMRLRDLSDEDRLSLIRLTEQVGQIAERLERLGVKGQSEVGGAFRFESPLNEYGGEEAEDGSDRLVRKPRPAMPDPRLVRRIIRQRQLRARFFDKDLFADPAWDILLDLTAARAEHMRVSVTSLCIASGVPPTTALRWISQMVDAGLLDRVEDETDKRRAFIALSDRAADAMARYFAEVGKEASYSV is encoded by the coding sequence ATGGCACAGGCAGATTTTCAGTATCACCCCACCGAGGTCGTGCGCGATGCCGCTAATGATGCAGCCGGTGTGCCGGTGGCGGTTTCAATCTTTGCCGACCGCGCGCATATTCGCGATACGATTGCCGATGATGCCTGCGCGGCCGGATTGCGTCTTGGACAGGTGGGCGATGTTGCGGATTTGCTTGGCGGAGCAGCGCGGCCATTAGGCGAAGTTGTGGTGCTGGATTGTCCGGTGATCAATGGACGCCGGCTTGCTGCGATTGCGCGGCTTGATGCACGAGCGGCGAATAGCGGTGCGCATTTGATTGTCTCGACGTCGGTTGATGCGCTGGATGATGTGTTTGGCTGTCTCGATCAGTCCAATCCGCAATTGCTGGTCGATCCGGGTAGGGGGGAGCGCGTAATTGCACTGGGCCGCGTTCTGGCCAAAATGCCGAATATGCGGTTGCGCGACCTTTCCGATGAAGACCGGCTGTCTTTGATCCGGCTGACCGAACAGGTTGGCCAGATTGCCGAGCGGCTGGAAAGGCTCGGCGTGAAAGGACAATCGGAAGTTGGCGGCGCGTTTCGCTTTGAATCCCCATTGAATGAATATGGTGGCGAGGAGGCGGAAGACGGATCGGACCGGCTCGTGCGTAAACCACGCCCGGCGATGCCCGACCCGCGTCTAGTGCGCCGGATAATCCGCCAGCGGCAATTGCGCGCGCGGTTTTTTGACAAGGATTTGTTCGCTGATCCGGCGTGGGATATCCTGCTTGACCTGACGGCGGCCCGCGCAGAGCATATGCGCGTTTCGGTCACGTCGCTGTGCATCGCCTCCGGTGTTCCGCCCACAACGGCGCTGCGCTGGATCAGCCAGATGGTCGATGCGGGGCTGCTCGACCGGGTCGAGGATGAGACTGATAAGCGCCGCGCTTTCATCGCGCTGAGCGACAGGGCTGCGGACGCGATGGCCCGCTATTTCGCCGAGGTCGGGAAAGAGGCGAGCTATTCGGTTTGA
- a CDS encoding precorrin-2 dehydrogenase/sirohydrochlorin ferrochelatase family protein: MIRSLPLLHRIAGKKVVVIGDGEMGEAKTRLVERAGGIPCGEPEAHQAKLAFIALEDEKAARAAAKRLGDKGLLVNVADMPELCEFTTPSILDRDPVLVAMGTSGASAGLAKQLRLRFEKLLPQSLGTLAAKLEQSRDAMRARFPNGSDRRNALDAALAEGGLLDPLDPQAAERVDDWLTGSEQAVASQTIEIQLASDDPDDLTLKQARLLGTVDTLLHDPKVPAAILDRSRADALRRELPFDGDTPEGLTIILRMA, from the coding sequence ATGATCCGCTCTTTGCCTCTGCTCCACCGCATCGCTGGCAAGAAAGTAGTCGTGATCGGCGACGGCGAGATGGGCGAAGCCAAGACACGTCTGGTCGAACGCGCTGGCGGTATTCCCTGCGGAGAGCCCGAAGCACATCAGGCGAAACTCGCATTTATCGCATTGGAAGATGAGAAAGCCGCGCGGGCGGCGGCCAAGCGGCTCGGTGACAAAGGCCTGCTGGTCAATGTCGCCGACATGCCCGAACTGTGCGAATTCACCACACCCAGCATTCTCGACCGTGATCCGGTGCTGGTGGCGATGGGAACGTCCGGCGCATCGGCAGGCCTCGCCAAGCAACTGCGCCTGCGGTTCGAGAAACTGCTTCCGCAATCACTAGGCACGCTCGCTGCAAAGCTTGAACAAAGCCGCGATGCAATGCGGGCGCGCTTTCCCAATGGATCGGACCGGCGCAATGCTTTGGATGCTGCATTGGCTGAAGGCGGTTTGCTTGACCCGCTTGATCCCCAGGCGGCCGAACGCGTGGACGATTGGCTGACCGGCTCGGAGCAAGCCGTTGCATCACAAACAATCGAAATTCAGCTCGCCAGCGATGATCCCGACGATCTCACTCTCAAGCAGGCGCGGTTGCTCGGGACTGTCGATACATTGCTGCATGACCCAAAGGTACCTGCTGCCATTCTGGATCGCTCTCGCGCGGACGCTCTGCGCCGCGAGCTGCCGTTTGATGGTGATACTCCGGAAGGCCTCACGATCATCTTGCGGATGGCGTGA
- the lysA gene encoding diaminopimelate decarboxylase has protein sequence MDHFQLRDGVLHAEDIPLTRIAEEVGTPVYVYSRATLVRHARVFREALSGVKDPHIAFAVKSNPNLAVLKVLSREGYGADVVSGGELVRALEADMAPKNIVFSGVGKTDAELLQGLEADIGQFNIESQEEGRELAAIAAAHGKIARCALRVNPDVDARTHEKISTGKAENKFGVPIHRAVEIYATLAALPGLDMRGIAVHIGSQLSTLEPLETAFGKVGELIAELRAQGETVTHADLGGGLGVPYKAGEVLPSPAEYGAMVARVTKDWDVALSFEPGRVIAGNAGILLTRVIRVKRSSNASPFVVVDAAMNDLARPAMYGAWHDIEAVKPSGAKSVSHIVGPICETGDTFAMNREMDTLESGDLAVFRTAGAYGATMASSYNSRGFVAEVLVDGDKYAVVADRLAAAAIMDAERVPDWL, from the coding sequence ATGGACCATTTCCAACTTCGTGACGGCGTATTGCACGCCGAGGATATCCCGCTGACCCGCATCGCGGAGGAAGTCGGCACACCCGTCTATGTCTATTCGCGCGCAACGCTGGTGCGCCATGCCCGCGTATTCCGCGAGGCGCTAAGCGGCGTCAAAGATCCGCATATCGCCTTTGCTGTGAAGTCCAATCCCAACCTCGCCGTGCTGAAAGTGCTCAGCCGCGAAGGCTACGGCGCTGATGTGGTTTCAGGCGGCGAGCTGGTGCGCGCGCTTGAGGCCGATATGGCGCCGAAAAACATCGTGTTTTCAGGCGTTGGAAAAACCGATGCAGAACTGCTGCAAGGGCTTGAGGCCGATATCGGGCAGTTCAACATCGAGTCTCAGGAGGAAGGCCGTGAACTGGCTGCTATTGCGGCGGCGCATGGCAAAATCGCGCGCTGCGCTCTGCGGGTCAATCCCGATGTCGATGCCCGCACGCATGAGAAGATCTCTACCGGCAAGGCGGAGAACAAGTTCGGCGTGCCAATCCACCGCGCTGTCGAGATTTACGCTACGTTGGCCGCCCTACCCGGCCTCGATATGCGCGGCATTGCGGTGCATATCGGCAGCCAGCTTTCGACGCTGGAACCGCTCGAAACAGCGTTTGGCAAAGTCGGTGAACTTATCGCGGAACTCAGGGCGCAAGGTGAGACAGTCACGCATGCCGATCTCGGCGGCGGATTGGGTGTGCCGTACAAAGCGGGTGAAGTCCTGCCCTCACCTGCTGAATATGGCGCGATGGTCGCGCGGGTGACGAAGGATTGGGACGTTGCGTTGTCTTTCGAACCGGGCCGGGTGATCGCAGGCAATGCGGGCATTCTTTTGACACGGGTTATCCGCGTGAAACGCAGTTCCAACGCCAGTCCTTTTGTCGTGGTCGATGCGGCGATGAACGATCTCGCGCGCCCGGCAATGTACGGCGCATGGCACGATATCGAAGCTGTTAAACCGAGCGGCGCGAAAAGCGTTTCGCACATCGTCGGCCCGATCTGTGAAACCGGCGATACCTTCGCCATGAACCGCGAAATGGACACATTGGAATCGGGCGACCTAGCCGTATTCCGCACCGCTGGTGCGTATGGCGCAACGATGGCCTCCAGCTACAACAGCCGCGGCTTTGTCGCTGAAGTTCTGGTAGATGGCGACAAATATGCCGTCGTCGCCGACCGTCTCGCCGCCGCCGCGATTATGGACGCAGAGCGCGTTCCCGACTGGCTATGA
- the argH gene encoding argininosuccinate lyase, whose protein sequence is MWGGRFAEGPSAIMREINASIPFDKALWRQDIAASKAHVAMLGAQGIVSARDAKTISDGLDTVAAEYEADGVPEDWDLEDIHMTTEGRLAELIGPVAGRLHTARSRNDQVATDFKLWVRDMLEQTDAGLQALQAALVKQAGVHADSIMPGFTHLQTAQPVTLGHHLMAYYEMLRRDRSRLSDARARMNESPLGSAALAGTGFPIDRDATSGALGFDRPTANSLDAVSDRDFALDYLMAASQIALHLSRLAEEFIIWASQPFGFVRMADSLSTGSSIMPQKKNPDAAELVRGHAGRVIGATTALMVTMKGLPLAYSKDMQDDKPPVFEAASLLALSIAAMTGMVADSAFKTDRMRQAAELGYATATDLADWLVTEADIPFREAHHITGAAVKLAEQKGVALDELSLDELQAIDSRVDERVYSALSVEASVAARSSYGGTAPEQVKRQVAIARTALGMTKESET, encoded by the coding sequence ATGTGGGGCGGCAGGTTCGCTGAAGGGCCTAGCGCGATCATGCGCGAAATCAACGCTTCGATTCCGTTCGACAAAGCGCTGTGGCGGCAGGATATCGCCGCCAGCAAAGCACATGTCGCGATGCTGGGCGCGCAAGGTATCGTCAGTGCGCGGGATGCCAAAACGATTTCCGATGGTTTGGACACAGTCGCCGCAGAATATGAAGCGGATGGCGTTCCCGAGGATTGGGATCTCGAAGACATCCACATGACCACCGAAGGCCGGCTTGCCGAATTGATCGGCCCGGTTGCCGGACGGCTTCACACCGCCCGCAGCCGCAACGATCAGGTCGCGACCGATTTCAAGCTGTGGGTTCGCGATATGCTGGAGCAAACCGATGCGGGGTTGCAAGCTTTGCAGGCTGCCTTGGTCAAACAAGCTGGCGTCCATGCGGACAGTATCATGCCCGGCTTCACCCACCTTCAGACCGCGCAACCGGTGACGTTGGGGCATCATCTAATGGCCTATTACGAAATGCTGCGTCGTGACCGGTCGCGGCTTTCCGATGCGCGGGCGCGAATGAACGAAAGTCCGCTCGGTTCAGCAGCACTGGCAGGAACAGGATTTCCGATTGACCGCGATGCGACATCCGGTGCGCTTGGCTTCGACCGGCCCACCGCGAATAGTCTCGACGCAGTTTCGGATCGCGATTTTGCGCTCGATTATCTGATGGCGGCGAGCCAGATTGCGCTGCATCTTTCGCGTTTGGCCGAAGAATTCATCATCTGGGCGAGTCAGCCGTTCGGCTTTGTGCGGATGGCCGATAGCCTCTCCACCGGCAGTTCGATCATGCCGCAGAAGAAAAACCCCGATGCGGCGGAACTGGTGCGCGGGCATGCAGGGCGCGTGATCGGCGCGACCACCGCATTGATGGTCACAATGAAGGGCCTACCGCTCGCCTATTCCAAGGATATGCAGGACGACAAACCGCCTGTATTCGAGGCTGCGAGCCTGCTGGCCCTCTCCATCGCAGCGATGACCGGCATGGTAGCAGACAGCGCATTCAAAACAGACCGAATGCGGCAGGCGGCAGAACTTGGCTATGCAACCGCGACCGATCTGGCCGACTGGCTTGTAACAGAGGCGGACATCCCGTTTCGCGAAGCCCATCATATTACCGGCGCTGCGGTCAAACTGGCTGAGCAAAAGGGCGTTGCCTTGGACGAACTGTCGCTCGACGAACTTCAGGCCATCGACAGCCGCGTCGACGAACGCGTTTACTCGGCTCTTTCGGTCGAGGCATCAGTGGCCGCGCGATCATCCTATGGCGGAACTGCCCCGGAGCAGGTAAAACGCCAAGTCGCCATCGCGCGCACAGCGCTGGGCATGACAAAGGAAAGTGAAACATGA
- a CDS encoding TlpA family protein disulfide reductase, with protein sequence MLLPSSLTRTALMLAGFSLALGACDSGAEAPGQEQAGLGGEKANLLGEIDPSYAGELMPAINVTDPDGKQLNLGALQGRLVLLNLWATWCAPCKVEMPMLNDLAKENEALKVLTVSQDFSGLEKVPAFLDENELDQLEPWLDPDGKVAVAVGSSVLPTTILYDEAGVEVWRVVGDYDWSSAETQEAIAAVLGN encoded by the coding sequence TTGTTATTACCGTCTTCGCTCACGCGCACTGCCTTGATGCTCGCCGGATTCTCTCTGGCGCTGGGCGCCTGCGATAGTGGGGCGGAGGCTCCGGGGCAAGAACAGGCCGGTTTGGGCGGCGAGAAGGCGAACTTGTTGGGCGAAATAGACCCAAGCTATGCAGGTGAGCTGATGCCCGCGATCAATGTGACTGATCCGGATGGCAAACAGCTTAATCTGGGGGCCTTGCAGGGGCGGCTAGTGCTGCTCAATCTGTGGGCGACATGGTGCGCGCCGTGCAAGGTGGAGATGCCGATGCTGAATGATCTGGCGAAAGAGAATGAAGCGTTGAAAGTGCTGACCGTCAGTCAGGATTTTTCTGGCCTGGAAAAAGTGCCGGCCTTTCTGGACGAGAACGAGCTCGACCAGCTTGAGCCTTGGCTTGATCCTGACGGGAAAGTTGCGGTTGCTGTCGGGTCAAGCGTGCTGCCGACGACTATCCTTTACGATGAGGCGGGTGTCGAAGTGTGGCGCGTGGTTGGTGACTATGATTGGTCGAGCGCAGAAACGCAGGAAGCGATTGCGGCCGTGCTAGGCAATTGA
- a CDS encoding asparaginase — MTSGHISIFATGGTIAGIAGSATRRDYLPGQIGVAEFLDSLAELDLGVELRGEQFANIGSEDIGPELWQRLHEAALAAMDDAACQGIVITHGTDTAEETAFLLDQTLPTTKPVVLVGAMRPADAVGSDGLRNFANAVRVASDRDAAGRGVMLVMSDRVFAARDARKAHTEMTDAFKGFPRGPIGHATPTSLEWFGPAWRVGEAARYDFHLDMPKVSILYAYAGMSADNVAQAVQGGAKGIVLAGFGHGNAPRAIRDALAEAVKGGVPVVRASRVDEGLVDREPEDDTSNFIAARALGPARARILLQLLLANGITDPARIQEEFGRR, encoded by the coding sequence ATGACAAGTGGCCATATTTCCATCTTCGCGACAGGCGGCACAATTGCCGGAATTGCGGGTTCAGCCACGCGGCGAGATTATTTACCCGGGCAGATCGGTGTCGCCGAGTTCCTCGATTCGCTGGCCGAGCTCGACCTTGGTGTTGAACTGCGCGGTGAGCAATTTGCGAATATCGGGTCGGAGGATATCGGTCCTGAATTGTGGCAGCGGCTGCACGAGGCAGCGCTGGCGGCGATGGATGATGCCGCCTGTCAGGGCATTGTCATCACGCACGGCACCGACACGGCGGAGGAGACCGCGTTTCTGCTCGACCAGACATTGCCGACGACCAAACCGGTGGTGCTGGTTGGCGCGATGCGGCCTGCCGATGCGGTGGGCAGCGATGGCTTGCGCAATTTCGCCAATGCGGTGCGTGTTGCGAGCGATCGTGACGCGGCAGGGCGCGGCGTTATGCTGGTGATGAGCGACCGGGTGTTTGCCGCGCGCGATGCCCGCAAGGCGCATACCGAGATGACCGATGCGTTCAAAGGCTTCCCGCGCGGGCCGATCGGCCATGCGACGCCGACGTCTCTCGAATGGTTCGGCCCGGCGTGGCGCGTGGGTGAAGCGGCGCGATATGATTTCCACCTCGACATGCCGAAAGTGTCGATCCTCTATGCCTATGCGGGAATGTCGGCTGATAATGTCGCACAGGCGGTGCAGGGCGGCGCAAAGGGCATTGTCCTTGCAGGATTCGGCCACGGTAATGCCCCGCGCGCTATCCGCGATGCGCTGGCCGAGGCGGTGAAGGGCGGTGTGCCTGTGGTGCGCGCGTCACGTGTCGATGAAGGGTTGGTTGATCGTGAGCCGGAGGATGACACCAGCAATTTTATCGCTGCGAGGGCACTTGGTCCGGCGCGGGCACGGATATTGCTTCAATTGCTGCTTGCGAACGGGATCACTGACCCCGCCCGGATTCAGGAAGAGTTCGGGCGGCGGTAA
- a CDS encoding zinc-binding dehydrogenase, with product MTTTSKQIFSTLDADGTLTVEVGEATIADPKGTQVLVKMEAAPINPSDLALLFSAADLENAEYSTGKIVAQMPEPFLSGAKGRHGQKAVVGNEGAGTVVATGDDPMAQALMGQRVACVPGNAFGEYCIADAPMCLPLGDISSVEGASAFVNPMTALGFVETAKMEGHNAIIHLAAASNLGQMLNRICQEDDMKLVNIVRKQEQVDLLKSQGAEYVVNSSDDDFMAQLRSAIDATDAYLGFDPIGGGKMVDACLKAMEQVASSKMTEFSRYGSNQDKKMYQYGRLDLGPTILTPSYGLQWHVAGWLLTPFLAKAGMETVIRMRTRVLQNMKTTFASNYKAHVNLEQMLEKDAAIDYRAMRTGEKYLVTPHS from the coding sequence ATGACCACGACCAGCAAGCAGATTTTCTCAACTCTCGATGCGGACGGAACGCTCACGGTTGAAGTCGGGGAAGCCACTATTGCTGACCCGAAAGGCACACAGGTGCTGGTCAAAATGGAAGCTGCTCCGATTAATCCATCCGATCTTGCCTTGCTGTTCAGCGCCGCTGATCTGGAGAATGCCGAATATTCGACCGGCAAGATCGTCGCGCAAATGCCCGAGCCGTTCCTGTCGGGCGCAAAAGGTCGTCACGGCCAGAAAGCGGTCGTAGGCAATGAAGGCGCAGGCACCGTTGTCGCGACCGGCGACGATCCGATGGCGCAGGCCCTGATGGGGCAGCGCGTGGCATGCGTACCCGGCAATGCGTTCGGTGAGTATTGCATCGCGGACGCGCCGATGTGTTTGCCACTGGGTGACATTTCTTCGGTCGAGGGCGCGTCGGCATTCGTCAACCCGATGACTGCGCTGGGTTTCGTAGAGACCGCGAAGATGGAAGGTCACAATGCGATCATCCACCTCGCCGCGGCTTCGAATCTCGGGCAAATGCTCAACCGCATCTGTCAGGAAGACGACATGAAGCTGGTCAATATCGTGCGCAAGCAGGAGCAAGTCGATCTGCTCAAGAGTCAGGGCGCGGAATACGTCGTAAACTCGTCCGACGATGATTTCATGGCGCAATTGCGCAGCGCGATTGACGCGACCGACGCCTATCTCGGTTTTGATCCGATTGGCGGCGGCAAAATGGTTGATGCCTGCTTGAAAGCAATGGAGCAGGTCGCCTCATCAAAAATGACCGAGTTCAGCCGTTACGGTTCGAACCAGGACAAGAAGATGTACCAATATGGCCGCCTTGACCTGGGCCCTACCATTCTGACGCCTTCATACGGCCTGCAATGGCATGTTGCCGGTTGGTTGCTGACACCGTTCCTCGCCAAGGCTGGCATGGAAACCGTCATCCGCATGCGCACCCGTGTGTTGCAGAATATGAAGACGACTTTCGCCAGCAATTACAAAGCGCATGTCAATCTTGAGCAAATGCTCGAGAAAGACGCCGCGATTGATTACCGCGCGATGCGGACGGGCGAGAAATATCTGGTTACGCCGCATTCGTAA
- the truA gene encoding tRNA pseudouridine(38-40) synthase TruA, which produces MTRFALTLEFDGTPFMGLQRQKHGPSVQQAVEEAVLAFSGQEVRMQSAGRTDAGVHAYGMRSHVDIETELTPFRVMEAINAQLRPHPVAVTHIEVRPDGWHARFDCIGRSYIYRICNRRAPLTIERNRAWQLPQDLDQSAMHDAAQVLVGLHDFTTFRSVNCQSKSPIKTLDRLDVRREGEWVLVEAEALSFLHHQVRSMVGCLAYVGMGRWSKQRLQEALEAKDRQALGRNAPPQGLYFVAARYPE; this is translated from the coding sequence ATGACCCGCTTCGCGCTCACTCTCGAATTTGACGGCACGCCTTTTATGGGGCTGCAGCGGCAAAAGCATGGGCCGAGCGTGCAGCAAGCGGTCGAGGAGGCAGTGCTGGCGTTTTCCGGCCAAGAGGTGCGGATGCAATCGGCAGGGCGCACCGATGCGGGCGTGCACGCCTACGGAATGCGCAGCCATGTCGATATCGAGACCGAACTGACACCGTTTCGCGTGATGGAAGCGATCAATGCGCAGCTTCGCCCGCATCCGGTAGCCGTGACGCATATCGAAGTCAGACCCGATGGCTGGCATGCGCGGTTCGACTGCATTGGCCGCAGCTACATCTACCGCATCTGCAACCGCCGCGCGCCGCTGACGATAGAACGCAACCGGGCGTGGCAATTGCCGCAGGATCTCGATCAATCTGCGATGCATGATGCGGCACAGGTGCTTGTCGGCCTGCATGATTTCACCACGTTTCGCTCGGTCAATTGTCAGTCGAAAAGCCCGATCAAAACGCTCGACCGGCTGGATGTAAGGCGAGAGGGCGAGTGGGTTTTGGTTGAGGCGGAAGCGCTCAGCTTCCTGCATCATCAGGTTCGATCGATGGTCGGCTGCCTCGCCTATGTCGGCATGGGCCGCTGGTCGAAGCAGCGTTTGCAGGAGGCGCTCGAAGCCAAAGACAGGCAGGCGCTCGGGCGCAACGCGCCACCTCAAGGGCTATATTTCGTCGCAGCTCGGTATCCGGAATGA
- the fmt gene encoding methionyl-tRNA formyltransferase, whose product MRIIFMGTPDFAVPTLAALHEAAHDIVGVYTQPPRPAGRGKKLQPSPVQLKAEELGIEVCCPTSLKTEEAQRQFAALEPDIAVVAAYGMILPQAVLDIPEHGCLNVHASILPRWRGAAPIHRAIMAGDPGTGVTIMQMKAGLDTGPMLATIRTPIEDKTTGELTEELAELGAQLMVGTIRNLSFHQPVEQDDSEATHAPKIDKAEAKIDWNEPAKMIERKIRGLAPFPGAWFELNGERVKVLKAELIDASGEAATTIDDNLTIACGEKALRPLRIQRAGKPKMDAAEFLRGSPVPSGTQIG is encoded by the coding sequence ATGCGCATCATCTTCATGGGAACACCGGACTTTGCCGTGCCGACTTTGGCCGCGCTGCACGAAGCCGCGCACGATATCGTTGGCGTCTATACCCAGCCGCCCCGCCCCGCTGGCCGCGGCAAGAAATTACAACCCTCACCGGTTCAGCTGAAAGCAGAAGAGCTCGGCATCGAAGTATGCTGCCCCACTTCGCTAAAGACCGAGGAAGCGCAGCGCCAATTTGCCGCACTGGAACCCGATATCGCCGTGGTCGCAGCCTATGGAATGATCCTGCCACAGGCGGTGCTCGACATTCCCGAACATGGCTGCCTGAATGTTCACGCCTCGATCCTTCCGCGCTGGAGAGGCGCCGCTCCGATCCACCGCGCGATTATGGCAGGCGATCCGGGCACCGGCGTCACGATTATGCAGATGAAAGCAGGGCTTGATACCGGACCGATGCTGGCCACTATACGCACACCTATCGAGGACAAAACCACCGGTGAACTGACTGAGGAACTGGCCGAACTCGGCGCGCAACTGATGGTTGGCACGATCCGCAATCTCAGCTTCCACCAGCCGGTCGAACAGGACGATAGCGAAGCAACACACGCGCCAAAAATCGATAAGGCAGAGGCCAAGATCGACTGGAACGAACCCGCCAAAATGATCGAGCGCAAGATCCGCGGGCTAGCCCCGTTTCCCGGCGCATGGTTCGAACTGAACGGCGAGCGGGTGAAAGTTCTGAAAGCCGAGCTGATCGATGCCTCGGGCGAAGCCGCGACTACCATCGACGACAATCTCACCATCGCATGCGGCGAAAAAGCGCTGCGCCCCTTGCGCATCCAGCGCGCCGGAAAACCGAAAATGGACGCAGCGGAATTTCTGCGCGGTTCGCCGGTTCCATCGGGAACGCAGATCGGCTAA